The Gilliamella apicola genome window below encodes:
- the tssJ gene encoding type VI secretion system lipoprotein TssJ, translating into MKRFNLIIICLLTICLSGCGIAQSLTRGASSLGNSIFSWDIKTLHLDITARSELNLDDEDKSSPVVIRIYQLTKDTAFKSASYQNLVDQDSDELKSTLLDTKEIVLKPDTSVSIEVPFDSKAKFVAVVALYNNPDLKADNWRLVLKRSDLRITKARKIEASKYIIKLVDKD; encoded by the coding sequence ATGAAACGATTTAATTTAATTATTATTTGTCTACTAACTATCTGCTTAAGTGGATGTGGTATAGCACAAAGCCTAACGAGAGGAGCATCTAGTTTAGGGAACAGTATTTTTTCATGGGATATTAAAACATTACACTTAGATATAACTGCTAGATCTGAATTAAATCTTGATGATGAAGATAAATCATCTCCTGTTGTTATTAGAATTTATCAGTTAACTAAAGATACTGCTTTCAAATCTGCGTCTTATCAAAATCTAGTTGATCAAGATAGTGATGAATTGAAATCAACGTTGCTTGATACTAAAGAAATTGTGTTAAAACCTGATACTTCTGTTTCAATTGAAGTACCTTTTGACAGTAAAGCAAAATTTGTCGCGGTAGTTGCTCTTTATAATAATCCTGATTTAAAAGCGGATAATTGGCGATTAGTATTAAAACGCTCTGACTTACGCATAACTAAAGCTCGCAAAATAGAAGCAAGTAAATATATCATCAAACTAGTGGATAAAGATTAA
- the tssG gene encoding type VI secretion system baseplate subunit TssG, producing METEQNIESSALMQELEKVLPKMNFYRFCQLLEQLYAKEPILGRSETPTGDPLRFAPSVDMSFPASELQYIERSPYLNRPATVRTRFLGLYGVDAVLPFGLLHNIIRREENYHAMTDFLDIFNHRFITQFYRIWLKYHYPACFLSGGKDSISQCLLGLTGLIIKGTSEQIGSPASRFLALLGLVTQKTRTAEGIAGLTRVIVNDAKVEITEFYPTWHSIENPAQVGGKTNKIGLDGSAVLGSRLRECNQTIHIAITPQHEDQIIDLLPDGQLYKDLMALIRAYLGYQVDAKITLYIKRNFLPRSQLISKNCRLGQTASLTKMTENSEYIEDKVAVNLGHYCGIDYTA from the coding sequence ATGGAAACAGAGCAAAATATCGAAAGTAGCGCTTTAATGCAGGAGCTTGAAAAAGTACTGCCAAAAATGAACTTCTATCGTTTTTGTCAGTTACTTGAGCAACTCTATGCTAAAGAACCTATACTAGGAAGATCGGAAACTCCAACGGGTGATCCTTTACGATTTGCGCCATCAGTTGATATGTCATTTCCTGCTAGCGAATTACAATATATTGAAAGGTCTCCGTATTTAAATCGTCCTGCAACGGTAAGAACTCGCTTTTTAGGTTTGTATGGTGTTGATGCAGTATTACCTTTTGGATTGTTGCACAATATCATACGCCGTGAAGAAAACTATCATGCAATGACTGATTTTTTGGATATATTCAACCATCGATTCATAACACAATTTTATCGAATTTGGTTAAAATATCATTACCCAGCTTGTTTTTTAAGTGGTGGTAAAGATTCTATATCTCAGTGTTTACTTGGGCTAACTGGGCTTATAATAAAAGGAACTAGCGAACAAATCGGTTCACCTGCTTCGCGGTTTTTAGCCTTGTTAGGTTTAGTTACACAAAAAACACGAACTGCTGAAGGTATTGCTGGTTTAACAAGGGTAATAGTTAATGATGCTAAGGTTGAAATAACGGAATTTTATCCTACTTGGCACTCTATTGAAAATCCTGCACAAGTAGGTGGTAAAACGAACAAAATAGGTTTAGATGGTAGTGCTGTCTTAGGATCTCGCTTAAGAGAATGTAATCAAACAATTCATATAGCCATAACTCCTCAACATGAAGATCAGATTATAGACTTACTTCCTGATGGGCAATTATATAAGGATCTTATGGCACTGATACGTGCTTATTTAGGTTATCAAGTTGATGCCAAAATTACACTTTATATTAAGCGAAATTTTTTGCCGCGCAGTCAACTAATATCAAAGAATTGTCGATTAGGGCAAACTGCATCATTAACCAAAATGACAGAAAATAGCGAGTATATTGAAGATAAGGTAGCAGTAAATTTAGGTCACTATTGTGGAATTGATTATACAGCATAA